From Neofelis nebulosa isolate mNeoNeb1 chromosome X, mNeoNeb1.pri, whole genome shotgun sequence:
AAAGAGGTTTGAGGGGCCTGCCCACCACAGAACATACTGGTCCCAGAGTGTCTAGCCCCTACTGTGAATACTGGTAAGCCTGGCTATGGTGACTAGATGAGACTTTTCATGCTTTCTCACTTGTCTAAGGGAGAACAGGCCTTTGGGGAGCAAGAGTGGCATTAGGAATCAGACGTGTTCTGTCTGAGGCCCAACCATTAGCCACAGTAAAGACCTTGAGTGAGGGCTGAGAGAACTACCCATCCCAGAAGACTGGAACCTATCATAACCCTACTTAGTTCCCGTGACAGCCCTGGGAAGTTCTGGGCAGAGCGCTCATGCTGAGACATTCCCTCATTTCCTGGGTAGTGAACTGAGGGTGATGAAAGTTCATCCGGGGAAGTGATATCAGATCCCGGGCCCTACCAGTAGTCGAAGAAAGCACCCCAAGTGAGACTGATGGAGACACCCACTTCAGAACAGACTGATAGCTACAGAACTGTGTCCCTTTGTCACACCTGCAAAATTGGATGTGATGGGCCCCTAATTCCTCCCAGGGCAAGAGTCTTATACACTGTCAAGATTCAAGATATAGATCGTGATTGAGCAAACACTTGACCATCCACTTGAATGCAGAGGGGACCCCATGATATCTGCCCTACGCCTATACTTGTTTCCTGAAAAGCCCCAGACAAAAATGGtcagaaatctcttttttttaagtttattttatttattttgagagagcacaagaggggcagagagagagggggagagagagagagaaagagagagagagagagagagagagagagagagagagagagaatcccaagcaggctcctcactgcaagcatggagcctgatgtggggcttgaacccacaaaccgtgagatcatgacctgagccgaaatcgagagtcagatgcttaactgactgagccacccaggcgcccctgtcagaaTTCTTAGCACTACAGGTTATACACTGTGGTCCTAGGGAGGTGGCAGTCTTGGTCTGCAGGGGCGGGTTCAGATTAGCAGTGGATAGAGTGACCAGACAATGCAGGAATTTGTATAGAAACTCACAGTAAAGAGCGAAAACAATCCAGCCCAGAACATAGGATCACTGAGGAGCCCCCATACCTTTATTGGATCAGGGTAACTGGGCAAGTATCCCATGCTAAATTGtgtattctcttccttcctgggcATTTCAGGCGGTTGAGGTCCTTGGCCTACGTGCCCACGTTACACGAGGTCCGCAAAGGAAGGATCCCAGGGCTTGCCAACAGTCACAGCAAGCATCCTGAATGAGGTCCAAAGGGCTTACTCACCTGAGAACAGAGGGACCCCTAGAATGCCTAGCTCCTCCTATTACTCCAGGAAAAACCCAATAAAGGTGGATACATGGCATCCTCCCTAAACTTCTTGGGGTGACTCAGGAAAATAAAGCACTCTTGTATCATGAGTGATTAACATCACTTGGCAGACTGGTCCTGCCTGAGGCCCTACCAGTAGCCAAGGCAAGTACTTTGAGTGCATACTGAGGAACTGCTGACCACAAGAGAATGGGGAAGACAAGCCTAGCCTGGCCCTGTTCAGTGCTGAGAGGCTATGGGCAAGGCTCTATGGTAGTCGTGACCACTAATTACCTCTTCCCCATCTTGAGGTGAAGCCTTTGGTCTCAGGGGGCAGTGCTAGTTCAGGAAATGAAGAGATCCCAGGATTTGCCTGGATTCAAAGCAGGGCAACGGAGTGAAaactggggggggtgggggtgggggtgggggggaggtgggcacTGACACCAGTACAAATAGCATCCACAGAATCTAGCTCCTGTTGTCAGCCCTGGGAAACCCCAGGtaggctttctggaggaggtaCCTCCAGGGTTCCTGGTCTTAGGAGATGTGACTTTGGTCTTAGGGGCACAACCTCATAGTAGCATGGGGAGATGAGCCAAGCCCTGTTGAATGCCAAGGTAATGAACTTGAGTGAGGATTGATGGGAGCACCCTCAGAACAGAAATGTCTCTGTAGAGCCAACCACACCTGCCTAGTGTGATCCCTGAGAATTCTCAGCCTGGGTTTACTAGCAGCATCCTCCGGAGCATTAAGACTTCCTCCTTCATGCCCTTCTGGGACACAGCGACCAGGAGTCAGGAAACCTGTGAGGCCCTATAGCAGTGTTGTCAGGAGAAGTCCATTGGAGACAGCTCTTAATCAGTGCCACCCCAGTTGAGTTTAGCAGCTGAGGCTACTCACATCTGCCTTCTTCCTCTTAGGTGGCGATTCCCCATTGCCTACCTTTTTGTCCACACTCCTGCCTACTGCCATCCACAAGAGATATCATGCCTCTGGCCCAGAAGAGTCCACAATACTCATGTGATCGATGCCTTCCAGCCCGCAGTGTGACCCAGGGCCTGGAGGATGCACACGACTCCAAGGCTCTGGAGGAGacctgtctctcctcccatcctctAATGCCTGGCACttcgaagaaggctccaggtgcTGGTATACCCAGCAACCCTGAGAATCCTCAGAGTTTCTGCTCCTCTTCCATCGCCATCACAACCACCTCAACAAGTGAGCTGAATGAGGGCTCCGATAGCCAAGAAGAGGAGGATAGCACCTCAGGGGCTGGGCCAGATGCCAAGAATGTGCCCATAGATGCTCTAGATAAGATGGTGGCTTTGTCGGTGGATTTCATGCTGTTCAAGTATCTAAAGAAAGAGCTCATGACGAAGGCAGATATGAAGATCATCATCAAAGGGTATGAAGAGCACTTCGCTGAGGTCTTCCTGAAAGCCTCTGAGCGCATGGAGATGGTCTTCGGCCTTGATGTGAAGGAAGTGGATCCCATCAACCACTGCTATGCCTTCTTCATCAAATTGGGCCTCACCTATGATGGGGTGCTGCATGGTAAAGAGGGCATACCCAAGACGGGTGTCCTGGTACTTATCCTGGGTGTGATCTTCATGAAGGGCAACAGTGCCACTGAAAAGGAAGTCTGGGAAGTTCTG
This genomic window contains:
- the LOC131502196 gene encoding melanoma-associated antigen B16-like, whose protein sequence is MPLAQKSPQYSCDRCLPARSVTQGLEDAHDSKALEETCLSSHPLMPGTSKKAPGAGIPSNPENPQSFCSSSIAITTTSTSELNEGSDSQEEEDSTSGAGPDAKNVPIDALDKMVALSVDFMLFKYLKKELMTKADMKIIIKGYEEHFAEVFLKASERMEMVFGLDVKEVDPINHCYAFFIKLGLTYDGVLHGKEGIPKTGVLVLILGVIFMKGNSATEKEVWEVLKLTGIYPERKHSLFGDPRKLITQDFVKGKYLEYRQVANSDPAQFEFLWGSRAHAETTKMKVLEFLAKVHGTDPSSFPSQYEEALQEEEERTRARMSAMAISTSVATTSF